In Acropora palmata chromosome 7, jaAcrPala1.3, whole genome shotgun sequence, one genomic interval encodes:
- the LOC141886112 gene encoding uncharacterized protein LOC141886112, whose translation MRTSLSSSKYTATIPRQSTSDEVKKFSQKKRAFDEARRSFQGKDLVDLVFEFQAYMTDEFVEAQKRMSEKNNFTFHGDGAANEAGHVANMVNQLRMILYDIRTECLGYQSEHGVSELRKCPHCGLIWTKVEGCEGDTTCGNRPSAVNDLRDPSYAELGTFLFQWLDDGQLYISKRGRKSVLSERSSQRMYGCGRSINWKQMATVAVPSEFSETVKVGTSDIKTLPPTAANFRHELCGKLDSARKKLKLEIPPPHDSSDPQCANLDTCLSSTARDSQPSGTTKNNRKTAKPKRCAEPQSRYGTIAVPSEFSETVNLGTSDIKTLPPTAPNVRQQLSG comes from the coding sequence ATGAGAACTTCTTTAAGCTCTTCAAAATACACAGCAACCATCCCAAGACAGTCTACCAGCGATGAAGTAAAGAAGTTTTCCCAGAAAAAGAGGGCTTTTGACGAAGCAAGAAGATCTTTTCAAGGCAAAGACCTCGTTGACCTTGTGTTTGAGTTCCAAGCCTACATGACAGATGAATTTGTTGAAGCCCAGAAGAGAATGTCcgagaaaaacaacttcaccTTTCATGGCGATGGTGCAGCTAATGAGGCGGGTCACGTGGCAAACATGGTGAATCAACTTCGCATGATACTCTACGATATCAGAACAGAGTGTCTTGGCTACCAAAGTGAGCATGGTGTATCTGAATTACGCAAATGTCCTCACTGCGGACTCATTTGGACCAAGGTGGAAGGTTGCGAAGGTGACACAACCTGTGGAAATCGACCCAGCGCTGTCAACGACCTCAGGGACCCATCATACGCAGAGTTGGGTACCTTCTTGTTCCAATGGCTTGACGATGGCCAACTTTACATCAGTAAGAGGGGCAGAAAATCCGTGTTATCGGAAAGAAGTTCGCAAAGAATGTATGGATGTGGTAGATCCATTAATTGGAAACAAATGGCAACAGTGGCGGTTCCATCTGAGTTCAGCGAAACGGTCAAAGTGGGAACAAGTGATATCAAGACCCTGCCACCAACTGCAGCGAATTTTCGACATGAGCTGTGTGGAAAGTTAGATAGTGccagaaaaaaactgaaacttgAGATACCACCACCTCACGACTCCAGCGACCCACAATGCGCAAATTTGGACACGTGTTTGTCTTCTACGGCTAGGGATAGCCAACCCAGTGGTACCACTAAGAACAATAGGAAAACCGCGAAGCCGAAGAGATGCGCTGAACCACAGTCTAGATACGGAACCATAGCGGTTCCATCTGAATTCAGCGAAACGGTCAATTTGGGAACTAGTGATATCAAGACCTTGCCACCAACTGCACCGAATGTCCGACAACAGCTTTCTGGCTAA